In a single window of the Palaemon carinicauda isolate YSFRI2023 chromosome 10, ASM3689809v2, whole genome shotgun sequence genome:
- the LOC137648065 gene encoding uncharacterized protein: MPKEVLVMEEPGPSVIFIIPSNRNRVGFPEDSILLNDDTPIPFREIADDAFTLKTTLMKPYSQTSQVHPEKIYNCRWSRVRCVVEKGFCILQMRLQIFSPNIQQEPKVAHLLTMYGCILHNIILCSKRCRLQRRSA; the protein is encoded by the coding sequence ATGCCAAAGGAGGTGCTGGTGATGGAGGAACCTGGACCAAGTGTAATCTTCATCATACCATCGAACAGAAACCGAGTTGGATTTCCTGAGGACAGCATTCTGCTAAATGATGACACTCCAATCCCCTTCCGCGAAATAGCAGATGATGCCTTCACCCTCAAGACAACGCTGATGAAACCATACTCCCAGACATCCCAGGTTCACCCTGAGAAGATCTACAACTGTAGGTGGTCTCGCGTTCGTTGTGTTGTAGAAAAGGGATTCTGTATCCTGCAAATGAGATTGCAAATCTTCAGCCCCAACATACAACAGGAACCTAAAGTAGCACACCTGCTCACTATGTATGGATGTATCTTGCACAATATCATACTTTGCTCCAAACGATGTCGCCTACAAAGGCGCTCAGCATAA